The Arcobacter roscoffensis genome segment TCCATTATCACCAAATAATGGCTTAGGCATAAATGTACAAGATTTACCATTTAAATGTGCAACCATTTTACAAACGTATTTATATTTTTGTACATTATCAGCAGCTTCAATTAAATCTCCAAATACGATACCAATTTCACCTTGAGCTTGTGCAACTTCGTGGTGTCCTAAAACAACCTCTAATCCTACTTGCTCTAATACTAGCATCATTTCAGCTCTTAAATCAACCATTGAATCTGTTGGTTGAACTGGGAAATAACCACCTTTAGTTCCTGGTCTATGACCCATGTTTCCTAATTCATAATCAGTTGAAGACGCCCATTCACCCTCTTCTGAATCAACTTTAAAGTATGACTCATTAATATTATCAACAATTTTTACATCATCAAAGATAAAGAATTCATTTTCAGGTCCAAAGTATGCAACATCACCAACACCAGACTCACTTAAATGAGTTAATGCTTTTTTAGCAATAGATCTTGGACATTTTTCATACATATCACCCTTATAAATGTCATAAACATCACAAATTACAATGATTGTAGAATCAGCTGTAAATGGATCTAAGAAAGCAGTTTCAACATCTGGCTTTAAAATCATATCCGATTTATTAATTGGTTGCCATGCATCAACAGATGAACCATCAAAAGGCATACCTAATTCTAATTGGTCTTCAGTAACAGCACTCATCATATATGAAATGTGATGCCACATTCCCTTCATATCTGAAAATCTAAAATCTACAAATTTTACTTCATTTTCTTCACAATATTTAAAAAACTCTTCAGTATTGTTTACAAACTTACCCATAGTTTTAACTCCTTGAAATAATTAATGTAAATATTGTATCAAAAATAAAAAAAACTAAGATAAAAATACTGTATAAAAAATATACAATAGTATAAAATATTATACTTTTTTACAAATATACTTTAAAATGCTACTTCAATTTTATCTCTGTTACTGAAGTACATACACTTTGAATAACCAATTTTCTTAGCAAGACTAGTTACATCATCATATGCAAAACCAATTTGATCAACATTATGTGCATCAGATGAGAAAGTAATAGGTATATCTAACTCAAAGGCCAACTCTAGTAATTCCTTTGAAGGGTAAGGTTGTTCAATTGGTTTTCTCAGACCTGCACTATTTATTTCAATAACCATATTTGATTGTTTAATTTGCTTCATTGCATCATAAGCTATTGATTTAATATCTTTATTAGGTAAAAACTTAAATACTTTTATTAAATCTAAATGTCCTACTATGTCAAACTTTCCACATTTAGCAAGTAACCTCACTGCTTCAAAATAATCAATCCAAATATCATCAATATTTTTCTTTTTATATTTTCCAATAAACTCTGGATTATCAAAGCCCCAAGGTTCATTACCATCTGTATCTTTTTTTGATTCTAAAAAATGAATAGAACCTATTAAGTAATCAACTTTTGCATTTAGAACTTCATCAAGCATCGGGATATTTTGCATGAAATCTACTTCATATCCTAATAGAATATTTATATCTTTTTCATACTTTTTTTTAAAATGAAGAATAGTACTTTCATAGAATTCTTTATAGTCAATTGCCATTCTATATTTAGGATCAAAATCCATTGGTGCATGATCAGTAAAACCATATACATCAATTTCTAGTTCAATTGCTTTTTTTATATACTCTTCTACAGTTCCATTTGCATGATTACAAAGAATAGTATGATTATGTAAATCAACTCTCATTAGCTTAATATTCCTGCACCATTAATAGCTGTACTTCTATCTTTTGCATATACTCTTTGACCATTTAAAATATCATATTTCCAAATTGGGGCTTGTGCTTTAAAATCTTCAACAAATTCATCAATCATCTCTAAGGCAACTCTTCTTTTTGGAGAACAAACAGCTGCAATATATGAACTTTCGTGATTTAATACATCACCTTTTGAGTGTGCCATTAATACAACTGCGTTTTTTTCATTTGCTTTTTTTTGCCATGCTTCAAACCATGACTTTAAAATTGGTTCATAAATATCAAAAGACAAACCATCTATACTATTTTCATCTCTTACAACACCTACAAAGGTAATAATAGCTCCATAATTTGATTCTTTAAACTCATTAAACCATTTAGCATTAATGTCATTTACATTTAATGCCCCTTCACATAAAATAAGTTTGTCATCCATTTTTCATCCTCCACAAACAGGAGGTAATAAAGAGATCTTATCTCCATCATTTAAACTTACATCTTTACTTGACACTAATGTATCATTAATCGCAACTGCGCATGTTTCTAACCAAGTAGATACTTGCTCATCATTTTTTAATATATCACTTAATTGCGAAAGATTATTTATATCAAGTTCTAGTGAGTCTTTATTAATAGGTCCTAAAAATTCTACCTTTACCACTTTAACCCCTTTTTACATATTTTTGAGTATTATATCAAATTAAATTTAATAATAGGATGACTAAAATCAAATGATATTTGCAAAAATTGATTTCATAAATCTATTACCTTTTAATATTTATATAAAAAAAAATATTAAATCTAATCAAATTAAATCTATAATAAATTATAAAAAATCATATCCTTCTGCTATAAATAAAAAATTTAAAAAAAGAAAAGTTGACGCTGCTTTTATTTCTTCAATTGCTTCTAGAAATGAAAAAAGATTTAACCTTGGAATTGTGGCAAAAGATGAAGTACTATCAGTTTTATTAGTTCCAGGAGAGTATGAAAAAGATTATCAAAGTGATACATCAAATGCACTTGCAAAAGTTTTAGAACTTAAGGGGAAAGTAATTATTGGAGATAAAGCTTTAAAATATTATCACAATAATGAAAGTAAAGACTTTATTGATTTAGCAAAAACATGGAAAGATAAATATAATTTACCCTTTGTTTTTGCAGTTTTATGCTTTAACTCAAATAAAAAACTACTTACAAAAATTACAAAAAACTTTGACAAAAGAAAAATAAAAATACCTCAATATATTTTAAAAGAGTATGCAAAAAGAAGTGGTATCTCAACAAGTAATATTTTAGATTATTTAGATAAAATAGATTATGAATTAAATATAAAAGAAAAAAGAGCACTAAAACTCTTTTTAAAATTAACAAAACAAAAAGGTTTATAAATGGATGTATTAGATACTGTCATACTAGGTATCATTGAAGGATTAACGGAATTCTTGCCAATCTCATCAACAGGTCACTTGATTGTAGCAAGTGAATTTTTAGGCTTAGAGCAGTCAAACGTAAATAA includes the following:
- a CDS encoding MoaD/ThiS family protein codes for the protein MVKVEFLGPINKDSLELDINNLSQLSDILKNDEQVSTWLETCAVAINDTLVSSKDVSLNDGDKISLLPPVCGG
- a CDS encoding MqnA/MqnD/SBP family protein, with protein sequence MIFAKIDFINLLPFNIYIKKNIKSNQIKSIINYKKSYPSAINKKFKKRKVDAAFISSIASRNEKRFNLGIVAKDEVLSVLLVPGEYEKDYQSDTSNALAKVLELKGKVIIGDKALKYYHNNESKDFIDLAKTWKDKYNLPFVFAVLCFNSNKKLLTKITKNFDKRKIKIPQYILKEYAKRSGISTSNILDYLDKIDYELNIKEKRALKLFLKLTKQKGL
- the glnA gene encoding type I glutamate--ammonia ligase, which translates into the protein MGKFVNNTEEFFKYCEENEVKFVDFRFSDMKGMWHHISYMMSAVTEDQLELGMPFDGSSVDAWQPINKSDMILKPDVETAFLDPFTADSTIIVICDVYDIYKGDMYEKCPRSIAKKALTHLSESGVGDVAYFGPENEFFIFDDVKIVDNINESYFKVDSEEGEWASSTDYELGNMGHRPGTKGGYFPVQPTDSMVDLRAEMMLVLEQVGLEVVLGHHEVAQAQGEIGIVFGDLIEAADNVQKYKYVCKMVAHLNGKSCTFMPKPLFGDNGNGMHVHQSIWKDGKNLFYTEGEYGNLSEMARHYVGGIFKHARAVAAFTNPSTNSYKRLIPGFEAPSILTYSSQNRSASCRVPYGAGEKATRIEMRFPDSTACPYLAFAAMLMAGLDGIANKVEPIGPMDEDLFEMPLDEIREREIPQMPHTLRGSLEALIRDNDFLKPVFTQEMVDTYQHYKFETQVWPDESRPTAFEFKSTYSC
- a CDS encoding molybdopterin synthase catalytic subunit; amino-acid sequence: MDDKLILCEGALNVNDINAKWFNEFKESNYGAIITFVGVVRDENSIDGLSFDIYEPILKSWFEAWQKKANEKNAVVLMAHSKGDVLNHESSYIAAVCSPKRRVALEMIDEFVEDFKAQAPIWKYDILNGQRVYAKDRSTAINGAGILS
- a CDS encoding histidinol-phosphatase, whose protein sequence is MRVDLHNHTILCNHANGTVEEYIKKAIELEIDVYGFTDHAPMDFDPKYRMAIDYKEFYESTILHFKKKYEKDINILLGYEVDFMQNIPMLDEVLNAKVDYLIGSIHFLESKKDTDGNEPWGFDNPEFIGKYKKKNIDDIWIDYFEAVRLLAKCGKFDIVGHLDLIKVFKFLPNKDIKSIAYDAMKQIKQSNMVIEINSAGLRKPIEQPYPSKELLELAFELDIPITFSSDAHNVDQIGFAYDDVTSLAKKIGYSKCMYFSNRDKIEVAF